CTTATTATATATGTCTAGAGAATAAAGCTAACTGGTGAGAAAGACAAATTCATCCTTTAAATGCTATCAAAACTTCTTTGGCGTTCGCGCACGTATTTTGAACTGGTATGTAGTCCTGATGGCTTTGTCTGCCATAGTATCCATTTTGGTAATCCGTCATGCTTTTTTTATCCGTCAAGAAAAACGTATAGAAGACTCTCTAATCCAAGAATTAAAAGAATTTCAAAAAGTTGTTCAAGGAACAAACCCCGCTACAGGTAAACCATTTGGAGATGATGTGATTTCTATCTTTGATAAATACGTGGCTCGTAACTTTCCTGACGAAAACGAGTATTTCATTGCGCTCTTAAATGGTAAATTTTATAAATCAGACCCTAAAGTTATTCCAAAATCTATATATCCAGATACAGGATTATTAAACTATTGGGCACAGCTGACCCAGCCCAAGCAAGGCAAACACATCACTTCATCTGGTACTCTTATCTACTATGTAGCTGAACCAGTAATCAAGGAAAAAAACCGTGGGGTAATGGTAGTAGTTCATTCTACTGCCCTTGAGAATCAAGAAGTAAATGAGGCAATTATGATCGTTACTCAGGTAACTATAGCCGTACTGTTTGCAGCTTCGTTGTTAGCTTGGGTAGTAGCTGGAAGAGTACTTTCCCCTCTACGTTTACTGACTGAAACAGCTCGCTCGATTACTGAATCTGACTTCAGTCGACGCATTCCTGTACAAGGGTCAGACGAAATTGCTGAACTCACTGTTACCTTTAATGACATGGTGCAACGGCTTGAAGCCGCTTTCTCTAGTCAAAGAGACTTCATCAGCGATGCCAGCCATGAACTACGAACGCCAATTACTATTATCCGGGGTCATCTAGAACTATTGGGTGTAGGTGATGACCCCAAAGAGCGACGAGAAACACTAGAATTAGTCACCGACGAACTAGATCGGATGAATCGTTTTGTCGATGATCTATTGTTACTAGCTAAGGCAGAGCAACCAGATTTTTTAAACTTAGAAACTGTAGAAATTGGTTCGTTAACTGAAGAACTATACGCCAAAGTTAAAGCTTTAGGCGTTCGAGACTGGCGGTTGGAGGCAAAAGCTTCAGGTTGCATTGTAGCTGATCGACAACGGCTGACGCAGGCAATTATGAATTTAACTGTAAATGCCACTCAGCATACTCAGGAGGTAGATGTAATTGCACTGGGTTCATCCCTGAAAAAAGGTCGGGTGCGTTTATGGGTACGTGACACTGGTAACGGCATCAACCCTAACGACCAAAAACGGATTTTTCAGCGCTTTGCGCGTGGATCTAACGGTCGCCGTTCTGATGGTGCTGGTTTGGGATTGGCAATTGTTCAGGCCATAGCCTTTGCTCACGGAGGAACGGTCAAAGTCTTTAGTCGTAAGATGGGTGGAGCGACTTTTACTCTAATCCTTCCCTTAGAACCGCCACAGGAAGTATTTTTACATGAAAAGAATTCTGATTGCTGAAGATGAATCTCGCATTGCTAGCTTTTTACAGAAAGGTTTTAAGGCTAATGGCTTTACTACCTA
This portion of the Nostoc sp. GT001 genome encodes:
- a CDS encoding HAMP domain-containing sensor histidine kinase, yielding MRKTNSSFKCYQNFFGVRARILNWYVVLMALSAIVSILVIRHAFFIRQEKRIEDSLIQELKEFQKVVQGTNPATGKPFGDDVISIFDKYVARNFPDENEYFIALLNGKFYKSDPKVIPKSIYPDTGLLNYWAQLTQPKQGKHITSSGTLIYYVAEPVIKEKNRGVMVVVHSTALENQEVNEAIMIVTQVTIAVLFAASLLAWVVAGRVLSPLRLLTETARSITESDFSRRIPVQGSDEIAELTVTFNDMVQRLEAAFSSQRDFISDASHELRTPITIIRGHLELLGVGDDPKERRETLELVTDELDRMNRFVDDLLLLAKAEQPDFLNLETVEIGSLTEELYAKVKALGVRDWRLEAKASGCIVADRQRLTQAIMNLTVNATQHTQEVDVIALGSSLKKGRVRLWVRDTGNGINPNDQKRIFQRFARGSNGRRSDGAGLGLAIVQAIAFAHGGTVKVFSRKMGGATFTLILPLEPPQEVFLHEKNSDC